In the Halodesulfovibrio sp. genome, one interval contains:
- a CDS encoding adenylosuccinate synthase — translation MSNVIVMGAQWGDEGKGKIVDLLTRDIDVIVRFQGGNNAGHTVIVGDKEYILHLIPSGILHEGKKCLIGNGVVLDPGVFWKEIEGLREKGLDVSPERLKISKKTHLIMPYHCALDGAREDHKSADNKIGTTGRGIGPCYEDKAARIGIRAGDLADHDLLRTKIEAALVEKNALFTALYGREAVSVDAVFEEVVAAGDCLVPYLADVTSEIWEAFDSGKNVMFEGAQGIHLDIDHGTYPFVTSSNTVAGNASAGAGIPATRLDRIIAIVKAYTTRVGAGPFPTELFDEDGSYLQEKGHEFGATTGRRRRCGWLDLVVLAETARLNGPTDIALTKLDVLSGMKEIKICTAYDYKGERVTVIPQGQGALGDCTPIYETVPGWDEDITKATKWEDLPENCQKYIERIEDLTGVRVSIISVGPERDQTIMR, via the coding sequence ATGTCAAACGTAATCGTGATGGGCGCTCAGTGGGGAGACGAAGGCAAAGGTAAAATTGTTGACCTCCTTACCCGCGACATCGACGTAATCGTCCGCTTTCAGGGCGGAAATAACGCCGGTCATACAGTAATCGTAGGTGATAAGGAATATATCCTTCATCTCATCCCTTCAGGCATCCTGCACGAAGGCAAAAAGTGCCTCATTGGTAACGGTGTTGTGCTTGATCCGGGCGTATTTTGGAAAGAGATTGAAGGGCTTCGTGAAAAAGGACTTGATGTAAGTCCTGAACGCCTGAAAATCAGCAAGAAAACACACTTAATCATGCCGTACCATTGTGCGCTTGATGGTGCTCGTGAAGATCATAAATCAGCAGATAATAAGATTGGTACAACCGGTCGCGGTATCGGTCCGTGCTATGAAGATAAAGCAGCGCGTATCGGCATTCGTGCAGGCGATCTTGCCGATCATGATTTGCTCCGCACTAAAATCGAAGCAGCTCTGGTTGAAAAGAATGCTCTGTTTACAGCTCTTTACGGTCGTGAAGCTGTTTCCGTTGACGCAGTATTCGAAGAAGTTGTGGCCGCAGGTGATTGCCTTGTGCCATACCTTGCCGATGTGACTAGTGAAATCTGGGAAGCATTCGACTCTGGTAAAAACGTGATGTTTGAAGGTGCTCAGGGTATCCATCTGGACATCGATCACGGTACTTACCCGTTCGTAACCTCTTCCAATACTGTTGCAGGTAATGCTTCAGCAGGTGCTGGTATTCCGGCTACCCGTCTGGATCGCATTATTGCAATCGTTAAAGCATACACAACCCGCGTAGGCGCAGGTCCTTTCCCTACAGAGCTTTTTGATGAAGACGGAAGCTACTTGCAGGAAAAAGGTCACGAGTTCGGTGCTACCACCGGTCGTCGCCGTCGTTGCGGTTGGCTTGATCTTGTAGTGCTTGCTGAGACTGCACGTCTTAACGGTCCTACTGACATTGCTCTTACTAAGCTTGACGTACTCAGCGGTATGAAAGAAATTAAAATTTGCACCGCATATGATTACAAAGGCGAACGTGTTACTGTAATCCCGCAAGGACAGGGCGCTCTTGGCGACTGCACCCCGATTTACGAAACCGTACCGGGTTGGGATGAAGACATTACGAAGGCAACCAAATGGGAAGACCTTCCTGAGAATTGTCAGAAGTACATTGAACGCATTGAAGACCTTACTGGTGTGCGTGTAAGCATCATCTCCGTAGGGCCGGAACGCGATCAGACCATCATGCGCTAA
- a CDS encoding transglycosylase SLT domain-containing protein, translated as MKRRFFTSKEAYFLFLLIAAQAVIMLGTEVVTYLYRMPPVRVVVPNVSQFSSLVSPYGLGVDGELLSSFAKDKGYTIAILRAKSANEAWTLIANDEADMLVGFGGEIPEEYAHKISAGPAYDEYRSVTIQDTKLTDNKELQALCTSLLKTVPHGVDREIYRENATFLSSVADALPQVMSPREDSEPSGHTPYAKEKLFGATVSVDADTKQEKAAVTKQLPADEIPATEAPETESLDDEDCVDFDRFHMYHLMSFDNDKNGTAEIDIRNFTMLQPFFLDVVPKAQTRAPRSYHWFWRNVFFAGAGLQKDLAEFWEEVQASHTVEKLIEKHYGFFPEKLNYYVIAKLKKALRRKVPRYLKTMQTASQKNNIDPLLLTAVIFQESHFRSSARSRTGVRGLMQITQTTAKELGINRLDPHQSILGGATYLRKLWDRFEKYNLADWDRWFFTLAAYNQGFGHVTDAIKLSKKRGGTGKTWQELKEILPLLAWKRYYSQTRHGYCRGYEAVTYVENIRYYYYLLNGLVALSRPEGKNLGKLRSSLNLTASSI; from the coding sequence ATGAAGAGACGCTTTTTCACCTCAAAAGAAGCCTACTTCCTGTTCCTGCTTATTGCAGCGCAAGCGGTAATCATGCTGGGTACAGAAGTTGTGACGTATCTCTACCGGATGCCACCGGTGCGAGTCGTTGTGCCGAACGTCTCTCAATTTTCCTCTCTTGTTTCCCCATATGGTCTTGGTGTCGATGGCGAATTACTGAGTAGCTTTGCCAAAGATAAAGGCTACACCATCGCTATTCTTCGAGCCAAAAGTGCAAATGAAGCATGGACACTGATTGCAAATGACGAGGCAGACATGCTCGTAGGGTTCGGAGGAGAAATTCCAGAAGAATATGCCCATAAAATATCAGCCGGACCTGCATACGACGAATACCGCTCCGTCACCATCCAAGACACAAAACTTACAGACAATAAAGAGCTACAGGCGCTTTGTACCAGTCTACTCAAGACTGTTCCGCATGGTGTAGATCGAGAAATCTACCGCGAAAATGCCACATTCCTGTCTTCGGTTGCCGATGCACTCCCGCAAGTAATGTCTCCTAGAGAAGACAGCGAGCCGTCAGGGCATACACCGTACGCCAAAGAAAAACTCTTTGGTGCGACTGTCAGCGTTGACGCCGACACAAAACAAGAAAAAGCGGCTGTGACCAAACAACTTCCAGCCGATGAAATTCCAGCCACTGAAGCTCCCGAAACAGAATCTCTCGACGACGAAGACTGCGTCGATTTTGACCGATTCCACATGTACCATCTCATGTCATTCGATAATGATAAGAACGGCACTGCGGAAATCGATATCCGCAACTTCACCATGCTCCAGCCATTTTTTCTCGATGTTGTCCCCAAAGCACAGACCAGAGCACCGCGCTCGTATCACTGGTTTTGGCGTAATGTATTCTTTGCCGGAGCAGGACTGCAAAAAGATTTAGCGGAGTTCTGGGAAGAAGTGCAGGCTAGCCATACCGTAGAAAAACTCATCGAGAAACATTACGGATTTTTCCCCGAAAAATTAAACTACTACGTTATTGCTAAACTTAAAAAAGCACTGCGCCGGAAGGTTCCACGATATTTAAAGACAATGCAGACCGCGAGTCAGAAAAACAATATCGACCCGCTTCTTTTAACTGCTGTCATATTTCAGGAATCACATTTTAGAAGCAGTGCGCGCAGCAGAACCGGTGTTCGCGGCTTAATGCAGATAACGCAAACAACAGCCAAAGAGCTGGGCATTAACCGGCTTGACCCGCACCAGTCTATTCTGGGCGGCGCAACTTATCTGCGTAAATTATGGGACAGATTTGAAAAGTACAATCTGGCAGACTGGGACAGATGGTTCTTTACTCTTGCGGCATACAACCAAGGGTTTGGACATGTTACCGACGCGATTAAACTTTCGAAGAAACGCGGCGGCACTGGAAAAACATGGCAGGAACTCAAAGAAATTTTACCGCTTCTGGCCTGGAAGCGTTACTACTCTCAGACCAGACACGGTTATTGTCGCGGCTACGAAGCCGTTACATACGTGGAAAATATTCGGTACTACTATTATCTTCTTAACGGGCTAGTCGCTCTTTCGCGGCCGGAAGGGAAGAACCTTGGCAAGCTTCGGAGCAGCCTTAACCTCACCGCTTCCAGCATTTGA
- a CDS encoding IMP cyclohydrolase yields MSDLKNMYKTILGDPFPSEMKVQLGDQELVYRKRTWEIDGEEKGLRYGENPDQPAAVYELAEGSLTLGGMEFRGPGKGLVSALTEENMIQAGKHPGKTNLTDVDNAINILQYLTAKPAALILKHNNPCGAAWSDKGVADALNKAFWSDRIAAFGGAVVVNRPMDLECAKVINSAYFEVVAAPAFEEGVVEELKKRKNLRILEIPGMAHLEELVNVPMLDFKSLIDGGIVMQQSFRNRILTADDFIPATAEKDGVEVAARKPTAQEADDLLFAWAVEAGVTSNSIIFARNGATVSIGTGEQDRVGCVELTIHKAYTKFADMLAFKEHGISLYELKLKALADKESQAILDDIEARTRAEKGGLMGTAMVSDGFFPFRDGVDAALAHGVSAIAQPGGSIRDHEVIEAVNEASPQVAMVFTAQRSFKH; encoded by the coding sequence ATGAGCGACTTGAAGAATATGTACAAAACCATTCTCGGTGATCCTTTTCCATCCGAGATGAAAGTTCAACTGGGCGATCAAGAGCTTGTGTATCGCAAGCGCACGTGGGAAATTGACGGGGAAGAAAAAGGGCTTCGTTACGGCGAAAACCCTGACCAGCCAGCAGCTGTGTACGAGCTGGCGGAAGGCTCCCTAACTCTTGGTGGTATGGAGTTTCGTGGACCGGGGAAAGGTCTTGTTTCTGCGTTAACTGAAGAAAATATGATTCAGGCAGGCAAGCATCCCGGCAAAACCAACCTGACAGATGTTGATAACGCCATTAACATTTTGCAGTACCTCACTGCAAAACCGGCTGCCCTCATCTTAAAACACAATAACCCTTGCGGTGCCGCATGGTCAGACAAGGGTGTTGCAGACGCGCTTAACAAAGCGTTCTGGAGCGACCGCATTGCAGCCTTCGGCGGCGCAGTGGTGGTAAACCGACCTATGGATTTAGAGTGTGCCAAAGTTATTAACAGCGCATACTTTGAAGTAGTAGCAGCACCTGCTTTTGAAGAAGGCGTTGTTGAAGAACTGAAAAAACGCAAGAACCTGCGCATTCTCGAAATTCCGGGAATGGCGCATCTTGAAGAACTGGTTAACGTACCTATGCTGGACTTCAAGAGCCTCATCGACGGCGGCATTGTTATGCAGCAGTCCTTCCGTAACCGCATCCTCACAGCAGACGACTTTATTCCTGCAACAGCAGAAAAAGACGGCGTAGAAGTAGCAGCACGCAAACCGACAGCGCAGGAAGCAGACGACCTTCTTTTTGCATGGGCTGTCGAAGCCGGTGTTACCTCCAACTCCATCATTTTTGCCCGCAATGGTGCTACCGTTTCTATCGGCACCGGCGAGCAGGACAGAGTGGGCTGCGTAGAACTTACTATCCACAAAGCATACACAAAATTTGCAGATATGCTGGCGTTTAAAGAACACGGTATTTCTTTGTACGAGCTTAAGCTTAAAGCTCTTGCAGATAAAGAATCGCAGGCAATTCTGGACGACATTGAAGCCCGCACCCGCGCTGAAAAAGGTGGACTGATGGGAACCGCTATGGTTTCTGACGGTTTCTTCCCGTTCCGCGACGGTGTTGATGCAGCACTTGCACACGGTGTAAGCGCAATTGCACAGCCGGGCGGCTCTATTCGTGACCACGAAGTTATCGAAGCTGTAAACGAAGCTTCACCACAGGTAGCTATGGTCTTTACCGCGCAGCGTTCCTTTAAACATTAA
- a CDS encoding ribonuclease catalytic domain-containing protein, which translates to MSASSLVRYPGPGCVVEFMHGNKAQQGWVLDEQGGKLRILTINKREMKLASSRVLPWAGPSYSGERSRQEIGTLLEEHRAKRDALSAEIDALELWDFAQGEVDKESILWFAELLWEDPSIDQLAGLGSAMLACKTHFKFQPPEFEIYPAEKVEKRLEEDRKRQEREALVTQGMGFFRSLWEKHSKGRALGKTPDEGVADQLKSIILNRLSDPDSHEIEQVWKQLAKGLPEDPHMALHLARAWDLVPPHHNFWLDRADYDATNNWADEFTTDVQEIKDKCLSVRQQPEERTYISIDSATTKDIDDAFNIERRGDGGYRLRISLACPAVAWPFGSRFDKEVLRRATSVYLPEGDCHMMPTTLGTDFFSLHAKEERPSLILDMECSSTGELERCTPVAVWVNLAANLTYIDSEAVINGGGEDTPAAEFAEQIKLGAELSDKLQEQRIANGAVIIERNDPKVKLSGEGENTKVEMIPADETPKAMKLVSEMMILANTGVAEWAKEHGITLLHRTQDVAVPKEYVGVWSAPHDIARVVKALSSAILETTPRPHRGIGVNAYSPITSPLRRYPDLVNVAQVIHYAATGEAQWSNEEIMTMLPLLNARLDSVGQIQRFRPRYWKLLYFKQQGDKVWRESIVTEENDAFVTVSLPNEQIFVRGRRKSFGDKVNPGQHFMVRIGKVHPLNNEIQILDAMES; encoded by the coding sequence ATGAGTGCTTCTTCTCTGGTTCGGTATCCCGGACCGGGCTGTGTTGTAGAGTTCATGCACGGTAACAAGGCTCAGCAAGGCTGGGTACTGGACGAACAAGGTGGAAAACTACGAATTCTGACGATTAACAAACGCGAGATGAAGCTTGCTTCCTCACGCGTTCTTCCTTGGGCAGGACCATCGTACAGCGGTGAGCGCTCCCGACAGGAAATCGGTACGCTGTTAGAAGAGCACCGTGCAAAACGTGATGCTCTAAGCGCAGAAATCGACGCTCTGGAACTATGGGATTTTGCACAGGGCGAAGTCGACAAAGAATCCATCCTGTGGTTCGCAGAACTGCTTTGGGAAGATCCTAGCATAGACCAACTTGCAGGTCTTGGCAGTGCGATGCTGGCTTGCAAAACCCATTTCAAATTTCAGCCGCCTGAATTCGAAATCTATCCTGCTGAAAAAGTTGAAAAGCGCCTCGAAGAAGATCGAAAACGTCAAGAACGTGAAGCACTTGTCACTCAAGGCATGGGCTTTTTCCGCTCCCTATGGGAAAAGCATTCAAAAGGTCGTGCACTTGGTAAAACACCGGATGAAGGTGTTGCAGATCAACTTAAATCTATCATTTTGAACCGCCTTAGTGATCCGGATAGCCACGAAATTGAGCAAGTTTGGAAACAACTCGCCAAAGGTCTACCGGAAGACCCGCATATGGCACTGCACCTTGCCCGCGCATGGGATTTAGTCCCACCGCATCACAACTTCTGGCTCGATCGTGCAGACTATGACGCCACCAACAACTGGGCTGACGAGTTCACTACAGACGTACAAGAGATCAAAGACAAATGTCTTTCTGTTCGCCAGCAACCAGAAGAACGAACCTACATTTCTATTGATTCCGCCACTACCAAGGACATCGACGATGCGTTCAACATTGAGCGCCGTGGTGACGGCGGCTACCGCTTACGAATTTCTCTCGCCTGCCCTGCTGTTGCATGGCCGTTCGGCAGCCGCTTTGATAAAGAAGTGCTGCGCCGTGCCACCAGTGTATATCTGCCGGAAGGCGATTGCCACATGATGCCGACCACGCTCGGTACTGATTTCTTCAGTCTTCATGCTAAGGAAGAACGTCCGTCACTGATTCTTGATATGGAATGCAGCAGCACAGGTGAACTTGAGCGCTGCACGCCGGTTGCTGTCTGGGTCAATCTGGCTGCAAACCTGACCTATATTGATTCCGAAGCTGTCATCAACGGCGGAGGCGAAGATACACCTGCTGCCGAATTTGCAGAGCAAATCAAGCTAGGTGCAGAATTAAGTGATAAGCTGCAAGAACAGCGTATAGCTAACGGTGCGGTTATCATCGAACGCAATGATCCTAAGGTGAAACTTTCCGGCGAAGGAGAAAACACCAAAGTTGAAATGATTCCTGCCGATGAGACACCAAAGGCTATGAAGCTTGTCAGCGAAATGATGATTCTGGCAAATACCGGTGTGGCAGAATGGGCAAAAGAACACGGTATTACCCTGCTGCACAGAACGCAGGACGTAGCTGTGCCAAAAGAATACGTCGGCGTATGGAGTGCACCGCACGATATTGCCCGTGTTGTTAAAGCGCTCTCTTCTGCTATTCTAGAAACAACACCAAGACCGCATAGAGGCATCGGTGTTAATGCATACAGCCCGATTACGTCTCCGCTCAGGCGCTACCCTGACCTTGTCAACGTAGCACAAGTAATACACTATGCTGCTACTGGTGAAGCGCAATGGTCAAACGAAGAAATCATGACAATGCTTCCTCTGCTGAATGCACGACTTGATTCCGTGGGACAAATCCAACGTTTCCGCCCTCGTTACTGGAAGTTGTTGTACTTCAAACAGCAAGGGGACAAAGTCTGGCGTGAATCCATTGTTACTGAAGAAAATGATGCTTTTGTAACTGTATCTTTACCGAACGAGCAAATTTTCGTACGTGGCAGACGTAAGTCTTTTGGTGATAAGGTGAATCCGGGGCAGCATTTCATGGTTCGCATCGGCAAGGTTCACCCGTTAAATAATGAAATCCAGATTCTGGATGCTATGGAAAGTTAA
- the plsY gene encoding glycerol-3-phosphate 1-O-acyltransferase PlsY: MLAKLIWLGIAYVMGSIPFGLLIAQATCGIDPRLDGSKNVGATNVARLCGFKYGVATLTCDLLKGAIPVAIAFVISHNWLFLSLVALAALMGHVCSCFLNFKGGKAVATTVGVFVPLAFFPLLFSCIVSALVIWRSGFVSMGSLTLVVTLPVFLFLSGHWSFIPLALVVLALVFWTHRENIVRLAHGEEKSWLKKKHEEQA; the protein is encoded by the coding sequence ATGCTGGCAAAACTTATTTGGCTTGGTATCGCGTATGTTATGGGTTCCATTCCGTTCGGTCTGCTCATCGCTCAAGCTACCTGCGGAATCGATCCGCGTCTTGACGGCAGTAAAAATGTCGGCGCTACCAACGTAGCCCGCCTGTGCGGCTTTAAATACGGCGTAGCAACACTGACATGCGATCTTCTTAAAGGCGCTATTCCGGTGGCAATTGCTTTTGTCATCAGCCACAACTGGTTATTTTTAAGCCTTGTCGCACTTGCAGCACTTATGGGACACGTTTGCTCATGCTTCCTCAACTTTAAAGGCGGTAAAGCTGTAGCAACTACTGTCGGCGTTTTTGTTCCGCTGGCATTTTTCCCATTACTTTTTAGCTGTATTGTCAGCGCACTCGTCATTTGGCGCTCCGGCTTTGTATCTATGGGGTCACTCACTCTTGTAGTAACCCTTCCTGTCTTCCTGTTCCTGTCCGGCCACTGGTCTTTTATTCCTTTGGCTCTCGTAGTGCTCGCACTCGTATTCTGGACTCATAGAGAAAATATTGTCCGCCTTGCTCATGGCGAAGAAAAATCGTGGCTTAAAAAGAAGCACGAGGAACAAGCATAA
- the thrC gene encoding threonine synthase, whose translation MKNASVFPEYRGTMEYYCLGCGKRFGIEELLYTCPECGGVFLLDNLDFEKLSERTGEEWRELFDTRAASKNTALRGIFRFYELMAPVLEEEDIVYLGEGNTPIVEANEHLAKQTGIRFAFKNDGQNPSASFKDRGMACAFAYLKALVRKNNWDEVLTVCASTGDTSAAAALYASHIGSPLKSVVLLPHGKVTPQQLSQPLGSGATVLEIPGVFDDCMKVVENLAENYRVALLNSKNSWRILGQESYAFEVAQWCDWDLKGKCVFVPVGNAGNITAVMGGFLKLHRLGIINELPRVFGVQSHHADPVYQYYSVENPADREYKPVTVTPSVAQAAMIGNPVSFPRVKHFAEQFEAIGGKGSFQVLQVTEQSIMDSMIEANMNGHIACTQGGECYAGLKRAKELGLIAEDEFAILDATAHALKFSGFQDMYFSNSFPAEFGVTPDTSLANAPQLLIDEKVKAELAPEAFTEAAAKTIADKLGLQSK comes from the coding sequence ATGAAAAACGCATCAGTATTCCCCGAGTATCGGGGTACAATGGAATATTACTGTCTTGGTTGTGGTAAACGCTTCGGCATTGAAGAACTGCTGTACACCTGTCCTGAATGTGGCGGAGTATTTCTCTTAGACAACCTCGACTTTGAAAAACTTTCCGAGCGTACCGGTGAAGAATGGCGCGAACTGTTCGATACCCGCGCTGCTTCCAAAAACACCGCGCTTCGCGGCATCTTCCGTTTTTACGAGCTGATGGCACCTGTGCTTGAAGAAGAAGACATTGTCTACTTAGGGGAAGGTAACACCCCTATCGTAGAAGCAAATGAACATCTTGCCAAACAAACCGGCATTCGCTTTGCGTTTAAAAACGACGGGCAAAACCCAAGCGCATCTTTTAAAGATCGCGGTATGGCATGTGCCTTTGCGTATCTTAAAGCGCTGGTTCGCAAAAATAACTGGGACGAAGTACTTACCGTATGCGCTTCAACCGGTGACACATCAGCGGCAGCAGCCTTGTATGCTTCACATATTGGCTCCCCGCTTAAATCCGTTGTACTTCTGCCGCATGGCAAAGTTACTCCGCAGCAGCTTTCACAGCCTCTAGGCTCCGGTGCAACCGTACTCGAAATTCCGGGCGTATTTGATGACTGCATGAAGGTTGTAGAAAACCTTGCAGAAAACTACCGCGTTGCTCTGCTCAACTCAAAGAACAGCTGGCGCATTCTCGGTCAGGAATCCTACGCTTTCGAAGTTGCACAGTGGTGTGACTGGGATCTGAAAGGAAAATGTGTCTTCGTTCCTGTTGGTAACGCCGGTAACATCACCGCTGTTATGGGCGGTTTCCTCAAACTGCACCGCCTCGGCATCATCAATGAACTTCCGCGCGTTTTCGGCGTACAATCTCATCATGCAGACCCTGTATACCAGTATTACAGTGTGGAAAATCCTGCTGACCGCGAATACAAGCCTGTTACAGTAACACCATCCGTTGCTCAGGCTGCCATGATCGGCAATCCTGTGTCATTCCCTCGCGTCAAACACTTTGCAGAACAGTTTGAAGCTATCGGCGGCAAAGGTTCTTTCCAAGTACTTCAAGTCACCGAACAGTCAATCATGGATTCCATGATTGAAGCAAACATGAACGGTCACATTGCATGTACACAAGGCGGAGAATGTTACGCTGGTCTCAAGCGAGCAAAAGAACTCGGTCTCATCGCTGAAGATGAATTTGCAATTCTTGATGCGACAGCACATGCACTCAAGTTCTCCGGTTTCCAAGACATGTATTTCAGCAACAGCTTCCCTGCTGAATTTGGTGTTACACCGGATACTTCGCTTGCCAATGCTCCACAGCTTCTTATCGATGAAAAAGTAAAAGCAGAGTTAGCTCCGGAAGCATTTACCGAAGCTGCGGCAAAAACAATTGCTGACAAACTCGGACTTCAGAGCAAATAA